A section of the Myxocyprinus asiaticus isolate MX2 ecotype Aquarium Trade chromosome 40, UBuf_Myxa_2, whole genome shotgun sequence genome encodes:
- the LOC127430562 gene encoding growth hormone receptor-like: METVLFICILFINAVATQTVQGHTTTLPHLTGCFSRELITFHCQWEPGSLQNLTEPGDLRLFYMLEKDSKKSESKWTECPSYSSSRKNECYFDSSNTIIWYPYGIQLRSRSLDIVYDEMSFNVEDIVFPDPPVGLNWTLLSMGSSGLICDVVVSWEPPPSAAENVKTGWILLVYQTQYREKGSEQWNSLENGKETQAYIYGLRSNTEYEVRVRSKMRGYKFGDFSDSIFLLIPDKESRVPITAVLIFAAVGIGIILMFVVVSRQQKLMVIFLPPVPGPKIKGIDPMLLQKGQLSKFTSILGTHPGLRPELYSSDPWVEFIEVDIEEPHESQEELLIANSPVSDSPQMSSGFRDDDSGRASCCDPDLSDHDQTEIHHFSVSGHDGFHPLSHAHSSTPQPVAIVPQDTTWTNNLYSQVSDVTQRGEVMLSPEDQGMLCNTTCHNEALKDNENNKRKELQRLVVFPDERDYTSALVASVISAQHSQPITDYSTFTEQSQEQHSAFRELKNMSTETDTSPPSTAFPILAKPTSPEYTMVDGVDWKNSLLLKPNTQIAPQAKALLKTWPTPEGYLTPELLDNLN; the protein is encoded by the exons GCCACACTACCACTCTACCTCACCTGACTGGCTGCTTTTCTCGAGAACTAATTACTTTTCATTGCCAATGGGAGCCTGGATCTCTCCAGAACCTCACAGAACCTGGAGATCTAAGACTTTTCTACATGTTAGAAAA GGATTCCAAGAAAAGCGAGAGTAAATGGACTGAATGTCCAAGTTACAGCTCCTCGAGGAAAAACGAATGCTACTTCGATTCCAGCAATACCATTATATGGTACCCTTATGGGATTCAACTACGTTCACGCTCTCTTGATATTGTGTATGATGAAATGTCCTTCAATGTGGAAGACATTG TGTTTCCAGACCCACCTGTGGGACTCAACTGGACTCTTTTGAGTATGGGCTCATCTGGCTTAATCTGTGATGTGGTTGTGAGCTGGGAGCCACCCCCCTCGGCAGCAGAGAATGTGAAGACAGGATGGATATTGTTGGTGTATCAGACACAGTACAGAGAAAAGGGTTCAGAACAGTGGAACTCA CTAGAGAATGGTAAAGAAACACAGGCGTATATCTATGGTCTGCGCAGCAACACTGAATATGAGGTCAGAGTGAGATCCAAAATGAGAGGCTACAAATTTGGTGACTTCAGTGACTCCATCTTCTTACTCATTCCTGACAAAG aatcaagagttcCTATTACAGCTGTGCTTATCTTTGCTGCTGTTGGTATCGGGATTATCTTGATGTTTGTTGTAGTTTCACGTCAACAAAA GCTAATGGTGATTTTCCTTCCACCTGTCCCTGGACCAAAAATCAAAGGGATTGACCCAATGCTTTTACAG AAAGGCCAACTGAGTAAATTCACATCAATCTTAGGCACCCACCCAGGCTTGCGTCCGGAACTGTATAGCAGTGATCCATGGGTCGAGTTTATAGAGGTGGACATTGAGGAACCACACGAGAGTCAGGAGGAGCTCCTCATTGCCAACTCTCCGGTCTCTGACTCCCCTCAAATGTCAAGTGGTTTCAGGGATGATGACTCTGGTCGGGCTAGCTGTTGTGACCCAGACCTGTCAGATCATGATCAAACAGAGATTCATCACTTTTCAGTCAGTGGACACGACGGTTTCCACCCTCTGTCTCATGCTCATTCTAGTACACCACAGCCTGTGGCTATTGTTCCACAAGACACGACCTGGACTAACAACCTATACTCACAGGTCAGTGACGTTACGCAGCGTGGTGAAGTAATGCTCTCTCCAGAGGACCAAGGAATGCTTTGCAACACCACCTGTCATAATGAGGCTCTTAAAGATAATGAGAACAATAAGAGGAAAGAACTCCAGCGGTTGGTGGTGTTCCCTGATGAAAGAGACTACACCTCCGCACTTGTTGCCAGTGTAATCAGCGCCCAACACAGCCAACCTATAACAGACTATTCTACCTTCACAGAACAGAGTCAAGAacaacacagtgcattcagagaaCTTAAAAACATGAGCACTGAAACAGACACTTCACCTCCGTCCACAGCATTTCCCATTCTTGCAAAGCCTACCAGTCCCGAGTACACCATGGTGGATGGGGTGGATTGGAAAAACAGTCTCCTCTTGAAACCAAATACACAAATAGCCCCACAAGCAAAAGCATTGCTAAAGACTTGGCCCACTCCTGAAGGCTACTTGACTCCTGAGTTACTAGACAACCTTAACTAA
- the LOC127430567 gene encoding coiled-coil domain-containing protein 152-like, which yields MKKLTAVDLDKIIKDFIQLEHKITAMKGENNTLEIQLDETSRLLKLAQNKEKQLNEERDGLLETVKGLQHILQQQCDLRVDNERLKNAAIQMKKENEAQLEESKAQIQRLVNEMRALKDQHQRELDDHYKETQRQVEDKDTELKLALEKNESTLVEMRKQMREKEKEKQCQIIKLQMEFGAKLARAQSMSLKSQPQKQASGPLPQNIFKRKLQFIQEEKNKEIEALRQRVRELEQQSLHGLIDSRQKRRKN from the exons ATGAAAAAGCTCACTGCAGTAGACTTGGATAAAATCATTAAAGATTTCATCCAACTGGAGCAT AAAATAACTGCGATGAAAGGGGAAAATAACACTCTTGAAATACAACTAGACGAGACCAGCAGACTTCTAAAACTCGCCCAGAACAAGGAGAAGCAGTTAAATGAAG AGAGAGATGGACTCTTGGAAACTGTCAAAGGCCTGCAACACATTTTACAACAACAGTGCGACCTCAGAG TTGACAACGAGAGGCTGAAAAATGCTGCTATTCagatgaagaaagaaaatgaggCCCAACTGGAG GAAAGTAAGGCTCAGATTCAGAGACTGGTAAATGAGATGAGAGCTTTAAAAGATCAACACCAGAGGGAGTTAGACGATCATTACAAAGAAACACAAAGGCAAG TGGAAGATAAAGATACTGAACTGAAATTGGCTCTTGAGAAAAATGAATCCACTTTAGTGGAGATGAGAAAGCAGAtgagagagaaggagaaagaaaAGCAATGTCAAATCATTAAACTTCAAATGGAG TTTGGTGCTAAGCTCGCAAGAGCCCAGAGCATGTCACTAAAGAGTCAGCCACAGAAACAAGCTTCAGGTCCTCTGCCACAGAATATCTTCAAAAGA AAGCTCCAGTTCATTCAGGAGGAGAAAAACAAAGAGATTGAGGCTCTGCGTCAGAGGGTGAGAGAGCTGGAACAGCAGAGCCTCCATGGACTGATAGACTCTCGTCAGAAGAGGAGGAAAAACTAA
- the LOC127430565 gene encoding serine/threonine-protein kinase NIM1-like isoform X1 translates to MGICMYSLTSNSIKKKMSYSLVYCKKITEVQRYNLYTLTDSSECGSEKEEVDLSNRLTPLEKLTLEMCNSENIIKEITVGRRVGFYNVRGQIGCGNFSKVKLAFHALTKDKVAIKILEKMRLDPQTQRMLSKEISIMESLYHPNLLQLYEVVETPSRLYLVLELAGGGDLHTRISTGGKLSDRESKIVFAQILSAVKYMHENNIIHHDLKAENVLYTTNACIKVADFGFSTRVINRNQALDTFCGSPPYAAPELFKDESYIGPPVDVWAMGVLLFFMVTGTLPFRAETVAKLRHSVLEGAYVLPTWVSAPCQRLIRGILKPDPSERCALDQMLGCEWLLPVELFCPLPSLYQLNPVYLLEAGPGELDRDVQEVKALLEELGVTQEHILNNQGKRIHSPITGIYRILLHRVKKSRGAECPPMISGVVKDPKRDSLRAYRNLRHSSKLCVLS, encoded by the exons atggGCATTTGTATGTATTCATTGACTTCTAATTCTATAAAAAAGAAGATGAGCTATTCTTTGGTCTACTGCAAAAAGATCACAGAG GTGCAACGGTACAACCTTTACACTCTGACTGACAGCTCAGAATGTGGGTCAGAAAAAGAAGAGGTAGACCTTTCCAATCGCCTGACACCCCTGGAAAAGTTAACACTGGAGATGTGCAATAGTGAAAACATAATAAAGGAAATAACCGTGGGCAGAAGGGTAGGCTTCTATAATGTCCGTGGTCAAATAGGCTGTGGGAACTTTTCGAAAGTCAAACTGGCCTTCCACGCCCTCACCAAAG ACAAAGTTGCCATTAAGATCCTGGAAAAGATGAGGCTTGATCCGCAGACACAGAGGATGCTGTCCAAAGAGATATCTATCATGGAGAGCTTATATCACCCAAACCTATTGCAACTCTATGAGGTTGTGGAGACGCCAAGTCGGTTGTACCTGGTTCTGGAGCTCGCAGGAGGAGGAGACCTCCACACCAGAATCAGCACTGGAGGAAAACTCTCTGACAGAGAGAGCAAGATTGTATTTGCCCAAATTCTGTCAGCAGTCAAATACATG caTGAAAACAACATCATTCATCATGATTTGAAGGCTGAAAATGTTCTCTATACCACCAACGCCTGCATAAAGGTGGCTGACTTTGGCTTCAGTACAAGGGTTATTAATCGCAACCAAGCCCTGGACACTTTTTGTGGTTCTCCTCCTTATGCTGCTCCTGAGCTCTTTAAAGATGAATCTTACATTGGGCCCCCTGTGGATGTGTGGGCAATGGGTGTCCTCCTCTTTTTCATGGTGACTGGCACCTTGCCTTTCCGCGCTGAAACTGTAGCCAAGTTGCGGCACAGTGTGCTGGAGGGGGCCTATGTCCTGCCAACCTGGGTATCAGCTCCATGTCAGCGGTTGATTAGGGGGATTCTGAAGCCAGACCCATCAGAGCGATGTGCATTGGATCAGATGTTGGGCTGTGAGTGGTTGCTGCCAGTGGAACTCTTCTGCCCGCTTCCTTCCTTATACCAGCTCAACCCTGTTTATCTACTGGAGGCTGGCCCAGGGGAATTAGATAGAGATGTTCAGGAGGTAAAAGCTCTCCTGGAGGAACTGGGAGTAACTCAGGAACATATTCTCAATAACCAAGGAAAGAGGATTCACAGTCCCATTACAGGGATTTACCGCATATTATTGCATAGAGTTAAAAAAAGCAGGGGAGCAGAGTGTCCCCCAATGATCAGTGGAGTTGTCAAAGATCCTAAAAGAGATAGTCTCCGTGCCTACAGGAACCTACGTCACTCCTCAAAACTGTGTGTCCTCTCTTAA
- the LOC127430565 gene encoding serine/threonine-protein kinase NIM1-like isoform X2, which translates to MPTRENHVSPQVQRYNLYTLTDSSECGSEKEEVDLSNRLTPLEKLTLEMCNSENIIKEITVGRRVGFYNVRGQIGCGNFSKVKLAFHALTKDKVAIKILEKMRLDPQTQRMLSKEISIMESLYHPNLLQLYEVVETPSRLYLVLELAGGGDLHTRISTGGKLSDRESKIVFAQILSAVKYMHENNIIHHDLKAENVLYTTNACIKVADFGFSTRVINRNQALDTFCGSPPYAAPELFKDESYIGPPVDVWAMGVLLFFMVTGTLPFRAETVAKLRHSVLEGAYVLPTWVSAPCQRLIRGILKPDPSERCALDQMLGCEWLLPVELFCPLPSLYQLNPVYLLEAGPGELDRDVQEVKALLEELGVTQEHILNNQGKRIHSPITGIYRILLHRVKKSRGAECPPMISGVVKDPKRDSLRAYRNLRHSSKLCVLS; encoded by the exons ATGCCTACAAGGGAAAATCACGTGTCTCCACAGGTGCAACGGTACAACCTTTACACTCTGACTGACAGCTCAGAATGTGGGTCAGAAAAAGAAGAGGTAGACCTTTCCAATCGCCTGACACCCCTGGAAAAGTTAACACTGGAGATGTGCAATAGTGAAAACATAATAAAGGAAATAACCGTGGGCAGAAGGGTAGGCTTCTATAATGTCCGTGGTCAAATAGGCTGTGGGAACTTTTCGAAAGTCAAACTGGCCTTCCACGCCCTCACCAAAG ACAAAGTTGCCATTAAGATCCTGGAAAAGATGAGGCTTGATCCGCAGACACAGAGGATGCTGTCCAAAGAGATATCTATCATGGAGAGCTTATATCACCCAAACCTATTGCAACTCTATGAGGTTGTGGAGACGCCAAGTCGGTTGTACCTGGTTCTGGAGCTCGCAGGAGGAGGAGACCTCCACACCAGAATCAGCACTGGAGGAAAACTCTCTGACAGAGAGAGCAAGATTGTATTTGCCCAAATTCTGTCAGCAGTCAAATACATG caTGAAAACAACATCATTCATCATGATTTGAAGGCTGAAAATGTTCTCTATACCACCAACGCCTGCATAAAGGTGGCTGACTTTGGCTTCAGTACAAGGGTTATTAATCGCAACCAAGCCCTGGACACTTTTTGTGGTTCTCCTCCTTATGCTGCTCCTGAGCTCTTTAAAGATGAATCTTACATTGGGCCCCCTGTGGATGTGTGGGCAATGGGTGTCCTCCTCTTTTTCATGGTGACTGGCACCTTGCCTTTCCGCGCTGAAACTGTAGCCAAGTTGCGGCACAGTGTGCTGGAGGGGGCCTATGTCCTGCCAACCTGGGTATCAGCTCCATGTCAGCGGTTGATTAGGGGGATTCTGAAGCCAGACCCATCAGAGCGATGTGCATTGGATCAGATGTTGGGCTGTGAGTGGTTGCTGCCAGTGGAACTCTTCTGCCCGCTTCCTTCCTTATACCAGCTCAACCCTGTTTATCTACTGGAGGCTGGCCCAGGGGAATTAGATAGAGATGTTCAGGAGGTAAAAGCTCTCCTGGAGGAACTGGGAGTAACTCAGGAACATATTCTCAATAACCAAGGAAAGAGGATTCACAGTCCCATTACAGGGATTTACCGCATATTATTGCATAGAGTTAAAAAAAGCAGGGGAGCAGAGTGTCCCCCAATGATCAGTGGAGTTGTCAAAGATCCTAAAAGAGATAGTCTCCGTGCCTACAGGAACCTACGTCACTCCTCAAAACTGTGTGTCCTCTCTTAA
- the LOC127430570 gene encoding growth arrest and DNA damage-inducible protein GADD45 gamma-like: protein MTLEEVLIQKPSERAQCTGKALEEVLVSAKATECLTTGVYESAKVMNVDPDSVSFCVLAMDEEFECDIALQIHFTLIQAFCFDNDISIVRVNDMQRLSEIVGDKSGQHEDAHCVLITNPADGSCEDPALEKLHLFCEESRSYNEWVPEITLPER from the exons ATGACTCTTGAGGAAGTTCTCATCCAGAAGCCCAGCGAGAGAGCTCAGTGCACTGGAAAAGCCCTCGAAGAAGTTTTGGTTTCTGCCAAAGCTACCGAATGCCTCACCACTGGGGTTTATGAGTCTGCCAAAGTTATGAATGT TGACCCAGACAGTGTGTCTTTCTGCGTTCTGGCGATGGATGAGGAATTTGAATGTGACATCGCTCTCCAAATTCACTTCACTCTTATCCAAGCCTTCTGTTTTGACAACGATATCAGCATCGTCAGAGTGAATGACATGCAGCGTCTCTCTGAAATTGTCGGCGACAAGTCAGGACAACATGAGGATGCTCACTGCGTGCTCATCACG AACCCAGCTGATGGTTCGTGTGAGGATCCAGCTCTGGAAAAGCTCCACCTGTTCTGTGAGGAAAGTCGCAGCTATAACGAGTGGGTTCCTGAGATCACTCTCCCCGAGCGTTGA